A stretch of [Clostridium] scindens DNA encodes these proteins:
- a CDS encoding cell division protein FtsQ/DivIB: protein MGKEKRQKEEKPGKRKKKSHRLYALVVLLLGIAIIALGVLILFYVQKIEISGNEYCTDQEIVDTVQSDKYSINTLYILGKYALGYGEQLPCLESMEVGLKAPWVLKVTVKEKPIVGYVRNGEDYAYFDKAGLVVSESSSLIEGLPCIEGIEVKDIKLYKQLRSDDTRIFEEILETSKEVVKYQLSTDRIVCKDDKIYLYIGKVCVSLGKNVSSEQIAQIAPIMEKLGDQEGTLHLENYSETTETITFDIGEFPEEK, encoded by the coding sequence ATGGGAAAAGAAAAGCGTCAGAAAGAGGAAAAGCCGGGAAAAAGAAAGAAGAAGTCCCATCGCCTGTACGCGCTGGTGGTCCTTCTGCTGGGAATCGCGATTATCGCGCTGGGCGTTCTGATTCTTTTTTATGTACAGAAGATAGAGATCAGCGGCAATGAATATTGCACGGATCAGGAGATTGTCGATACGGTGCAAAGTGATAAATATTCCATTAATACGCTGTATATTCTGGGAAAATACGCGCTGGGATACGGAGAGCAGCTCCCCTGTCTGGAAAGCATGGAAGTTGGACTTAAGGCTCCTTGGGTACTCAAGGTTACGGTGAAGGAGAAGCCCATCGTAGGATATGTGCGTAATGGAGAGGATTATGCATATTTTGACAAGGCGGGGCTGGTGGTTTCGGAGTCGTCATCCCTGATTGAGGGCCTGCCATGCATTGAGGGGATCGAGGTAAAGGATATTAAGCTGTACAAGCAGTTAAGGAGCGATGATACCAGGATATTTGAAGAAATACTGGAGACGTCCAAGGAAGTCGTGAAGTATCAGCTGTCTACGGATCGTATCGTATGTAAGGATGACAAGATCTATCTGTATATCGGAAAAGTATGCGTAAGCCTGGGAAAAAACGTATCTTCCGAGCAGATTGCGCAGATTGCCCCAATCATGGAAAAACTGGGAGATCAGGAAGGAACTCTTCATTTAGAAAATTATTCCGAGACAACTGAGACAATTACCTTTGATATTGGAGAATTTCCGGAAGAAAAATAA
- a CDS encoding sigma-E processing peptidase SpoIIGA — protein MYYELYIDVFFTVNFTMDYILLAAVRKMLKCPVKYGRIALGALLGSALTCLVIILPVPYTFVKFVLFHGMVNVLMIRAGLLVKWGSDMLRAWILLYISGFLTGGVFQFLGQYMRIGSLFFVLAVASYYAVSGIWSLISYLSRQNQYRCQAELYMNGRKCQVQALIDTGNSLRDELTGNPVCILDQDVARELLAGSEAVRLRYIPYHSIGKKEGVMPLVTLDKMCIRNDKKQWIAEPMVAICENEMTADKYKMIINPEILVGGIDDDDKSSSTASI, from the coding sequence GTGTATTATGAATTGTACATAGACGTGTTTTTCACGGTGAACTTTACGATGGATTATATCCTTCTTGCGGCTGTAAGGAAGATGCTGAAATGTCCAGTCAAGTATGGACGCATTGCATTAGGAGCGCTCCTCGGATCAGCACTGACTTGTCTGGTTATAATTCTTCCAGTTCCCTATACGTTTGTCAAATTCGTACTGTTCCATGGCATGGTGAATGTTTTAATGATCAGGGCAGGGCTTTTAGTCAAGTGGGGATCAGATATGCTGAGGGCATGGATACTGCTGTATATCAGCGGGTTCCTGACAGGTGGGGTATTTCAATTCCTCGGACAGTATATGCGGATCGGAAGCCTGTTCTTTGTACTGGCAGTAGCCAGCTACTATGCGGTATCCGGCATCTGGAGCCTGATTTCCTATCTTTCCAGGCAGAACCAGTACCGATGCCAGGCAGAACTTTATATGAATGGAAGAAAATGTCAGGTACAGGCGTTGATTGATACGGGAAACAGCCTGAGGGATGAACTGACAGGAAATCCGGTATGCATTCTGGACCAGGATGTGGCAAGAGAGCTTCTCGCGGGGAGCGAGGCAGTCAGATTACGCTACATTCCCTATCATTCCATCGGCAAGAAGGAAGGGGTCATGCCTCTTGTGACGTTGGATAAAATGTGCATACGCAATGACAAAAAGCAATGGATTGCAGAACCGATGGTGGCTATTTGCGAGAATGAGATGACCGCTGATAAATATAAGATGATTATAAATCCTGAGATTTTGGTAGGAGGAATAGATGATGATGATAAAAGTAGCAGTACCGCATCAATTTAA
- the ftsW gene encoding putative lipid II flippase FtsW has protein sequence MAQSKKRNSKHDYTLLAALLLLIIMGLVILYSTSAYNGEVKFHDSFYYLKKQAFAMLLGIAGMFVVANMDYHWWRHVAVLGYFTAILLSVAVIFVGDEYNGSKRWLSLGPFSFQPSEFAKVAVILFLAHVITKDIKNMGKMRTMIKVMAMILPIVGLVGASNLSTAIIILGIGVILVFVASPKYGQFVFMGLLGIGFMTIFLALESYRLERLAIWRNPEAYEKGYQTLQGLYAIGSGGLFGRGLGQSVQKLGFVPEAQNDMIFSIICEELGLFGAGFVLILFLILIWRFFVIATHARDLFGALIATGAMAHMMIQVILNIAVVTNTIPNTGITLPFVSYGGTSVVFLLLEMGLVLSVSSLVK, from the coding sequence TTGGCACAATCTAAAAAAAGAAATTCGAAGCATGATTATACGCTTCTTGCTGCGTTACTTCTTCTTATCATCATGGGCTTGGTGATCCTGTATAGTACAAGTGCATACAACGGAGAAGTAAAGTTCCATGATTCATTTTACTATTTAAAGAAGCAGGCTTTTGCCATGCTTCTGGGTATTGCCGGGATGTTTGTGGTAGCCAATATGGACTATCACTGGTGGAGGCATGTGGCTGTGCTGGGATACTTTACGGCAATCCTTCTGTCGGTTGCAGTCATATTTGTAGGCGATGAGTATAATGGGTCCAAAAGATGGTTGTCTTTGGGGCCTTTTTCTTTTCAGCCTTCCGAATTTGCCAAGGTTGCGGTGATATTGTTTCTGGCCCATGTGATAACGAAGGATATAAAGAATATGGGAAAGATGCGTACGATGATCAAGGTGATGGCTATGATCCTGCCTATCGTCGGCCTCGTAGGAGCCAGCAACTTGAGCACGGCCATCATCATTCTGGGAATCGGAGTCATCCTGGTATTCGTGGCCAGCCCTAAGTACGGGCAGTTTGTGTTCATGGGGCTTTTGGGCATTGGATTCATGACGATCTTCCTGGCGCTTGAGAGCTACCGTCTGGAGCGTCTCGCCATCTGGAGGAATCCGGAGGCATATGAGAAAGGATACCAGACTTTGCAGGGACTCTACGCCATTGGCTCTGGAGGCCTGTTTGGACGGGGGCTTGGCCAGAGCGTCCAGAAACTCGGTTTCGTCCCGGAGGCTCAGAATGATATGATATTCTCGATCATCTGCGAAGAACTGGGCCTGTTTGGAGCAGGATTTGTCTTAATCCTGTTCCTGATCCTTATCTGGAGATTCTTCGTGATCGCCACTCACGCCAGGGACTTATTCGGAGCCCTGATCGCGACGGGAGCCATGGCGCATATGATGATTCAGGTCATCCTTAATATAGCAGTAGTAACCAATACCATACCCAATACGGGAATTACGCTTCCCTTCGTCAGCTACGGGGGAACGTCGGTGGTGTTCCTGCTTTTGGAAATGGGGCTTGTACTAAGCGTGTCTTCTCTGGTAAAATAG
- the ftsZ gene encoding cell division protein FtsZ: protein MLEIKTNESEAAAKIIVVGVGGGGNNAVNRMIDEQIAGVEFIAINTDKQALQLCKAPTLMQIGDKITKGLGAGARPEIGEKAAEESAEEISAALKGADMVFVTCGMGGGTGTGATPVVARIAKEQGALTVGVVTKPFRFESKTRMNNALAGIEKLKESVDTLIVIPNDKLLEVVDRRTTMPEALKKADEVLQQGIQGITDLINVPSLINLDFADVQTVMTDKGIAHIGIGQGRGDDKALEAVKQAVASPLLETTIAGASHVIINVSGDITLMDASDAAEYVQELAGEDANIIFGAMYDDSRADEATITVIATGLHNVGGSASKLKARLENPRVSSVPHTAATHAQGYERPVQPAQTSQASPRIDFGMAPTKGGGTTNAAKRPVGGTTPSLETPRTPTSKVKEQSIKIPDFFKK from the coding sequence TTGCTAGAAATTAAAACGAACGAATCAGAAGCAGCGGCAAAAATAATTGTTGTTGGAGTCGGAGGGGGCGGAAATAACGCTGTCAACCGAATGATCGACGAGCAGATTGCCGGTGTTGAATTTATAGCTATTAATACAGATAAACAGGCATTGCAGTTATGTAAGGCTCCGACGCTTATGCAGATTGGGGACAAGATTACCAAAGGACTGGGAGCAGGCGCAAGGCCCGAGATTGGAGAAAAGGCAGCAGAAGAAAGCGCAGAGGAGATATCAGCCGCATTAAAAGGCGCGGATATGGTATTCGTAACCTGCGGCATGGGCGGCGGCACAGGTACCGGAGCGACGCCTGTAGTTGCGCGGATTGCGAAAGAACAGGGTGCGCTGACGGTAGGCGTTGTGACAAAGCCTTTCCGCTTCGAGTCAAAGACACGTATGAACAATGCCCTTGCGGGAATTGAAAAATTAAAAGAAAGCGTGGATACTCTGATTGTTATCCCGAATGATAAACTGCTGGAAGTAGTAGATAGACGCACCACTATGCCGGAAGCCCTTAAGAAGGCGGATGAAGTATTGCAGCAAGGTATCCAGGGTATTACAGACCTTATCAATGTACCTTCGCTTATCAACCTTGACTTTGCCGATGTCCAGACGGTTATGACGGACAAAGGAATCGCGCATATCGGTATCGGACAGGGACGTGGCGATGATAAGGCTCTTGAGGCAGTTAAGCAGGCTGTTGCCAGTCCGCTTCTTGAGACAACCATTGCCGGAGCTTCTCATGTCATCATTAACGTATCCGGCGATATCACCCTTATGGATGCATCGGATGCGGCAGAGTATGTACAGGAACTGGCAGGAGAGGATGCCAACATCATCTTCGGTGCCATGTATGATGATTCCAGGGCGGATGAGGCGACCATTACGGTTATTGCCACAGGCCTTCACAATGTGGGAGGAAGCGCTTCCAAACTAAAAGCAAGACTTGAAAACCCAAGAGTTTCTTCCGTGCCGCATACAGCGGCGACGCATGCCCAGGGATATGAAAGACCGGTACAGCCGGCGCAGACTTCCCAGGCATCTCCAAGGATCGACTTTGGCATGGCGCCTACGAAAGGCGGCGGCACTACCAATGCGGCAAAGCGTCCGGTAGGAGGAACTACGCCATCCTTAGAGACGCCAAGAACCCCAACTAGCAAGGTGAAGGAACAGTCTATCAAGATACCGGATTTCTTCAAGAAATAA